A single region of the Eulemur rufifrons isolate Redbay chromosome 8, OSU_ERuf_1, whole genome shotgun sequence genome encodes:
- the TMEM51 gene encoding transmembrane protein 51 isoform X1 — protein MMAQSKANGSHYALTAIGLGMLVLGVIMAMWNLVPGFSAAEKPTAQGNNKTEVGSGILKSKTFSVAYVLVGAGVMLLLLSICLSIRDKRKQRRGEEMAHGQQPATGAGPHTQEEDSQEEEEEEAASRYYVPSYEEVMNTNYPEARVVDQNPRLSISLPSYESLTGLDEMAPTRADLEASPGNPPDRQNSKLAKRLKPLKVRRIKSEKLHLKDFRINLPDKNIPPPSIEPLTPPPQYDDVQKAPDTRPPD, from the exons ATGATGGCCCAATCGAAGGCCAACGGCTCGCACTACGCGCTGACCGCCATCGGCCTGGGGATGCTGGTCCTGGGCGTCATCATGGCCATGTGGAACCTGGTACCCGGGTTCAGCGCGGCGGAAAAGCCGACGGCTCAGGGCAACAACAAGACCGAGGTCGGCAGCGGCATTCTGAAGAGCAAGACCTTCTCGGTGGCCTACGTGCTGGTGGGGGCCGgagtgatgctgctgctgctgtccatCTGCCTGAGCATCAGGGACAAGAGGAAGCAGCGGAGAGGCGAGGAGATGGCGCACGGCCAGCAGCCGGCGACGGGAGCCGGGCCGCACACCCAGGAGGAGGACAG ccaggaggaggaggaggaggaggccgccTCAAGGTACTATGTCCCCAGCTACGAGGAAGTGATGAACACAAACTACCCAGAAGCGAGGGTGGTGGACCAGAACCCGAGGTTGAGCATCTCTCTCCCCTCCTACGAGTCATTGACGGGGCTGGACGAGATGGCCCCCACCAGGGCTGACCTGGAGGCCAGCCCGGGGAATCCACCCGACAGGCAGAACTCTAAGTTGGCCAAACGCCTGAAACCGCTGAAAGTTCGAAGGATTAAATCCGAAAAGCTTCACCTCAAAGACTTTAGGATCAACCTCCCAGACAAAAACATCCCCCCTCCTTCCATTGAGCCTTTGACACCTCCGCCACAGTACGATGACGTCCAGAAGGCCCCCGACACCCGGCCACCTGACTGA
- the TMEM51 gene encoding transmembrane protein 51 isoform X2, translating into MMAQSKANGSHYALTAIGLGMLVLGVIMAMWNLVPGFSAAEKPTAQGNNKTEVGSGILKSKTFSVAYVLVGAGVMLLLLSICLSIRDKRKQRRGEEMAHGQQPATGAGPHTQEEDRQRKRRRRRPPQGTMSPATRK; encoded by the exons ATGATGGCCCAATCGAAGGCCAACGGCTCGCACTACGCGCTGACCGCCATCGGCCTGGGGATGCTGGTCCTGGGCGTCATCATGGCCATGTGGAACCTGGTACCCGGGTTCAGCGCGGCGGAAAAGCCGACGGCTCAGGGCAACAACAAGACCGAGGTCGGCAGCGGCATTCTGAAGAGCAAGACCTTCTCGGTGGCCTACGTGCTGGTGGGGGCCGgagtgatgctgctgctgctgtccatCTGCCTGAGCATCAGGGACAAGAGGAAGCAGCGGAGAGGCGAGGAGATGGCGCACGGCCAGCAGCCGGCGACGGGAGCCGGGCCGCACACCCAGGAGGAGGACAG GCAAAGGAA gaggaggaggaggaggccgccTCAAGGTACTATGTCCCCAGCTACGAGGAAGTGA